A window of the Roseburia sp. 831b genome harbors these coding sequences:
- a CDS encoding septum site-determining protein MinC, translating to MEQAVILKSEKNGLHLHLNPSLPFPTLLEEIVKKFKESENFFKNAKVAISFGGRELSEEEENQIVDAISSNTRIQILCILNHDAVTEEVIRQKTKALVELEPEPVPVAKKASSSSIYRGSLKDGQVLESTESLLIMGDVPPTATVISVGNVIVLGLLQGKVQAGAKGDDTSVIAATQFDPNRFMIGSNCYQREEKRNRFSFKSKNKTPEAKIASVSEGIIHIVPLEEFSF from the coding sequence ATGGAACAGGCAGTCATCCTGAAAAGTGAAAAGAACGGGCTTCATCTACATTTGAATCCGTCCCTTCCTTTTCCAACATTGCTAGAAGAAATTGTAAAGAAATTTAAAGAATCGGAAAACTTTTTTAAAAACGCCAAGGTTGCGATTTCCTTTGGTGGGCGTGAATTGTCAGAAGAAGAGGAAAACCAGATTGTAGATGCCATTTCCTCAAACACCCGAATTCAGATTCTTTGTATTTTAAACCATGATGCAGTGACAGAAGAAGTCATTCGTCAAAAAACAAAAGCGCTGGTAGAGCTAGAACCGGAACCTGTACCGGTCGCAAAAAAAGCCTCCAGCAGTTCCATTTACAGGGGTTCCCTAAAAGATGGACAAGTTTTAGAGTCTACGGAGAGCCTCCTTATTATGGGGGATGTGCCTCCGACTGCAACCGTTATTTCGGTTGGAAATGTAATTGTATTAGGCTTGTTACAAGGTAAAGTACAAGCCGGTGCCAAAGGCGATGATACTTCTGTCATCGCAGCAACCCAGTTTGACCCGAACCGTTTTATGATTGGATCAAACTGCTATCAAAGAGAAGAAAAACGCAACCGCTTTTCTTTTAAATCCAAAAATAAGACTCCGGAGGCAAAGATAGCTTCTGTCTCCGAGGGGATTATTCATATTGTACCGTTAGAAGAATTTTCCTTTTAA
- the minD gene encoding septum site-determining protein MinD produces MSEVITFTSGKGGVGKTTTTANVGAGLSQLDKKVVLVDADIGLRNLDVVMGLENRILYTIADVLNGKCRLKQALIKDKRFPNLYVIPSAQARAGCQITPTRMKTFFQDLKEQFDYILVDCPAGIEQGFFNAISGIDRAIVVTTPQIASLHDADCVLQLLEHQKIPKIDVLLNGYDKKMVKRGHMLSNTDVEEVLERPLLGTIPKDNAVIISQNQGETIFNIHSNLKMDYEKICNAIIYGASDERYPIKRTPVFSFFRREERKKVTV; encoded by the coding sequence ATGAGTGAAGTAATCACTTTCACATCAGGTAAAGGCGGCGTTGGGAAAACAACTACAACAGCCAACGTTGGCGCAGGACTTTCACAGTTAGATAAAAAAGTCGTATTGGTGGATGCTGATATCGGCTTACGAAATCTGGATGTAGTTATGGGACTTGAGAATCGGATTCTTTATACGATTGCAGATGTTTTAAATGGAAAATGCCGCTTGAAACAGGCATTGATCAAAGACAAACGCTTTCCGAATCTCTATGTCATTCCATCCGCACAGGCAAGGGCTGGATGCCAGATTACGCCCACGCGGATGAAAACTTTTTTTCAGGATTTAAAGGAACAGTTTGACTATATTCTAGTTGACTGTCCAGCCGGAATTGAGCAGGGATTTTTCAATGCAATTTCTGGAATTGACCGGGCAATCGTTGTGACAACTCCGCAGATTGCCTCCCTTCATGATGCAGATTGCGTCTTACAGCTTTTAGAGCATCAAAAGATACCAAAAATTGATGTCTTACTAAACGGTTATGACAAAAAAATGGTAAAACGCGGTCATATGTTATCCAATACCGATGTTGAGGAAGTTTTAGAACGTCCGCTGCTTGGCACGATTCCAAAAGACAATGCCGTAATTATCAGTCAAAACCAGGGCGAAACGATTTTTAACATTCATTCCAACCTGAAAATGGATTATGAGAAAATCTGTAACGCAATCATCTATGGAGCATCTGACGAGAGGTATCCTATAAAACGGACACCTGTCTTTTCCTTTTTCAGACGTGAGGAACGGAAGAAGGTGACTGTATGA
- a CDS encoding cell division topological specificity factor MinE has translation MKTAHRYPFSNRFAKERLRLLLEQNHREIDEETVEKIQAEVGTLVTKYLDIPPENIEVKIILKDDQKRSFRGDFSEKKEA, from the coding sequence ATGAAGACAGCACACAGATATCCTTTTTCCAACAGATTTGCAAAAGAACGCCTTCGCCTTCTCTTAGAGCAAAATCACAGAGAAATTGACGAGGAAACGGTCGAAAAGATTCAGGCAGAAGTCGGTACGCTTGTCACAAAATATCTGGATATTCCGCCTGAAAATATTGAAGTGAAAATTATACTAAAGGATGATCAGAAGAGGTCTTTTCGAGGGGACTTTTCTGAGAAGAAAGAGGCCTAG
- a CDS encoding FtsW/RodA/SpoVE family cell cycle protein, whose translation MFKQYKIKNYRFQLILYVVILTFIGVLLVGSAKPSLQNKQFLGMIGGIIIMIIVSLIDYGMLLKLSWLIYAGMVGLLVLVELIGDNTGGSQRWIDMGGFRFQPSELAKILIVLFFAYFFMKHEDNINTPKTLVSAFVLVGIPLLLILKQPDLSTTIVTTLIFITLLFVSGLSYKIVGWVLAICVPSGILGLALIIKGKLPFIQPYQLKRIMAWLYPDDYPDIAYQQQNSIMAIGSGQLWGKGLNNSAATSVKNGKFILEPQTDFIFAVAGEELGFIGTVIIIILLLFITIECILIARKAKDLSGKLICCGIAALIGFQSTVNIFVATGLFPNTGIPLPFVSYGLTSLMSLYIGIGLVLNVGLQPKKF comes from the coding sequence ATGTTTAAACAGTACAAGATAAAAAATTATCGTTTTCAATTAATTTTATATGTCGTGATTCTTACCTTTATCGGTGTTCTTTTAGTAGGGAGTGCAAAACCATCCTTACAAAACAAGCAGTTTTTGGGAATGATAGGTGGAATTATTATTATGATTATCGTTTCACTTATCGACTATGGAATGCTTTTAAAGCTTTCCTGGCTGATTTATGCCGGTATGGTAGGACTTTTGGTGCTGGTAGAATTGATTGGTGATAACACAGGCGGTTCCCAGCGCTGGATTGATATGGGTGGATTCCGTTTCCAGCCATCTGAGCTTGCCAAGATTTTGATTGTGTTATTCTTTGCATATTTTTTCATGAAGCATGAAGACAATATTAACACACCAAAAACTTTAGTTAGCGCCTTTGTACTGGTTGGTATCCCGCTGCTTTTGATTTTAAAGCAGCCGGATTTATCTACCACCATCGTTACAACATTAATTTTTATTACCCTCTTGTTTGTATCCGGTTTGAGTTATAAAATAGTAGGGTGGGTACTGGCAATCTGTGTTCCGTCCGGAATACTTGGATTGGCCTTGATTATAAAGGGCAAACTTCCGTTTATACAACCATATCAGTTAAAACGTATCATGGCATGGCTGTACCCGGATGATTACCCAGACATAGCTTACCAGCAGCAAAATTCCATTATGGCAATCGGTTCCGGACAGTTGTGGGGCAAAGGTTTAAACAATTCCGCCGCCACTTCTGTTAAGAATGGAAAGTTTATTTTGGAGCCGCAGACAGACTTTATTTTTGCGGTGGCAGGAGAGGAACTTGGCTTTATTGGCACAGTTATTATCATAATTTTGTTGCTTTTCATCACAATTGAGTGTATATTAATTGCTAGAAAAGCAAAAGATTTGAGCGGAAAACTAATTTGCTGTGGCATCGCCGCACTGATTGGATTTCAAAGTACCGTTAACATCTTTGTTGCTACAGGGCTTTTCCCAAACACCGGTATTCCATTACCATTTGTAAGCTATGGATTGACATCTTTAATGTCTTTATATATTGGTATAGGCCTGGTCTTAAATGTCGGGCTTCAGCCCAAAAAATTTTAA
- a CDS encoding methylglyoxal synthase has product MNIGLIAHDSKKKLMQNFCIAYRGILCKNELFATGTTGRLIEEVANLNIHKYLAGHLGGAQQLGAQIEHNEIDLVIFLRDPLTPKSHEPDVDSVVRLCDTHNIPLATNLATAELLIKSLDRGDLEWREMYK; this is encoded by the coding sequence ATGAACATAGGATTAATTGCTCACGATTCTAAGAAAAAACTTATGCAAAATTTCTGTATTGCATATAGAGGAATCCTTTGCAAAAATGAATTATTTGCAACAGGAACAACAGGACGACTGATTGAGGAAGTTGCGAACTTGAATATTCACAAATATTTAGCAGGTCATCTTGGCGGTGCACAGCAGCTTGGTGCGCAGATTGAACACAATGAAATTGACCTTGTCATCTTCCTTCGTGATCCACTTACACCAAAGTCTCATGAACCGGATGTTGACAGCGTGGTACGTCTTTGCGATACCCACAACATTCCACTTGCAACAAACCTTGCAACAGCAGAATTGCTGATTAAATCATTAGACAGAGGAGATTTAGAGTGGCGTGAAATGTACAAATAA
- a CDS encoding D-alanyl-D-alanine carboxypeptidase family protein, whose product MSLFLCSCGSSTKELAQPYDVFGTQFSSGQNSATDTTSTYFAKNLCVTDGTDIGTDTTNSEVADGAGVFNLATNTVTYSKNIYKKLYPASTTKILTAYIALQKCDLNEMVTISENAVNQTTDSSICNLKAGDVISMRDLLYGLLLRSGNDAAIAIAEHISGDIDQFAALMNEEAKELGATNSNFVNPNGLPDVNHYTSVYDMYLFFQAALSNETFVDIISTKSIDVSYSNASGETTTQTWNNTNQYLLGKQTAPDGITVVGGKTGTTGDAGYCLVLYSYNQKNEPIISIVFKADCKSNLYLLMNQMLSGYANES is encoded by the coding sequence ATGTCGCTTTTCTTATGCAGCTGTGGTTCATCCACAAAAGAACTTGCACAGCCTTATGATGTCTTTGGAACACAGTTTTCTTCTGGACAGAATTCTGCCACAGATACCACATCGACTTATTTTGCCAAAAATCTGTGTGTGACAGACGGAACCGACATTGGAACCGATACCACAAACTCTGAGGTGGCAGATGGTGCAGGTGTTTTTAACCTTGCAACCAATACCGTAACGTACTCTAAAAACATCTATAAGAAATTATATCCGGCTAGTACAACCAAGATTTTGACCGCTTATATTGCGCTGCAAAAATGCGATTTAAATGAAATGGTTACCATCAGTGAAAATGCAGTAAACCAGACAACCGATTCTTCCATCTGTAACTTAAAAGCCGGTGACGTCATCTCTATGAGAGATTTGTTATATGGTTTACTGTTAAGAAGTGGAAACGACGCTGCAATCGCAATTGCGGAGCATATTTCCGGTGACATTGACCAGTTTGCCGCTTTGATGAACGAAGAAGCAAAAGAGCTTGGTGCGACCAATTCTAATTTTGTGAATCCAAACGGTCTTCCTGATGTGAATCACTATACAAGTGTATATGATATGTATCTGTTTTTCCAGGCGGCTTTATCGAATGAGACGTTTGTCGATATCATCAGCACCAAATCGATTGATGTCAGTTATAGCAATGCATCCGGTGAGACGACAACACAGACCTGGAACAATACAAACCAATACCTGCTTGGAAAGCAGACTGCTCCAGATGGAATTACAGTTGTAGGTGGAAAGACCGGAACTACCGGAGATGCCGGTTACTGCCTGGTTCTTTATTCTTACAATCAGAAGAATGAGCCTATTATCTCCATCGTATTTAAAGCAGACTGTAAGTCAAATCTTTACCTTTTGATGAACCAGATGCTCTCTGGATATGCAAATGAATCATAA
- a CDS encoding DUF378 domain-containing protein, with protein sequence MNTKWLDYTLLTLVIIGAINWGLIGFFRFDLVAFIFGNMSWLSRIIYALVGIGGLYLLSAYGRIRSMDET encoded by the coding sequence ATGAATACCAAATGGTTAGATTATACGCTGCTGACACTTGTCATTATCGGGGCAATCAACTGGGGATTAATCGGATTTTTTCGCTTTGATCTGGTTGCTTTTATTTTTGGAAATATGTCCTGGCTGTCACGTATTATTTATGCGTTGGTTGGAATCGGCGGGCTTTATCTGCTTAGCGCATACGGCAGAATCCGTTCCATGGACGAGACTTAA
- a CDS encoding HlyD family efflux transporter periplasmic adaptor subunit: MAKNKKIVKYRKPIHINIGVIIFSIILLYVIFNIFVYLTKDHISVYEVQQGTIAENNVYSGLVLRSEVPYYSDYTGSLNYYVKDASKVAANQMVYSVDEEGSIASAINDANQDGSKMDSDSLSEVEDSIDNFKNSYSREEFYNTYTFRDDVNSMLNEALSQNALDTLSQDVSTAINNNTFHPVNAAESGVITYYVDGFEGVTVDSFTKEMFQQSNYQKTNLKANVSVSAGDPVYKMINSEIWNIIVPIDETMATRLADHTVVEIKFLKDNKTMYAYYEIREQDGQNYLILTLKSAMIRYAKERYLEIELLLSEESGLKIPNSAITKKEFFTVPIAYFLQGDDSSNLGCLVKKDSGTEFVLPTIYYSDDTYYYIDSEDVQKGDILQKPDSNEQYTIGTDVASLNGVYNVNKGYAVFKQIDVIYQNEEYSILKTGTTYGLSLYDHIALDGSKVTENQLIN, translated from the coding sequence TTGGCTAAAAATAAAAAAATCGTAAAATATCGAAAACCAATCCATATTAATATCGGTGTCATCATCTTTAGCATCATTCTTTTGTATGTGATTTTTAATATTTTTGTCTATCTGACGAAAGATCACATTTCCGTTTATGAAGTACAGCAGGGCACCATTGCAGAAAATAACGTATACAGCGGACTCGTTTTAAGAAGTGAAGTTCCGTATTATTCGGATTATACAGGCTCCTTGAATTACTATGTCAAAGATGCCTCCAAAGTCGCAGCCAACCAGATGGTTTATTCGGTGGACGAGGAGGGCAGCATTGCAAGCGCCATCAATGACGCCAACCAGGACGGCAGTAAGATGGACAGTGACAGTCTCTCGGAGGTCGAAGACTCCATCGATAACTTTAAAAACAGTTATAGCCGTGAGGAGTTTTATAACACCTATACTTTCCGGGATGATGTCAATTCCATGCTAAATGAGGCATTAAGCCAGAATGCATTAGACACGCTTTCCCAGGATGTTTCCACGGCAATCAATAATAATACCTTTCATCCGGTAAATGCGGCAGAATCCGGTGTTATCACCTATTACGTGGACGGATTTGAGGGTGTCACCGTGGATTCTTTTACCAAGGAGATGTTCCAGCAGTCCAATTACCAGAAGACCAATCTAAAAGCGAATGTCTCGGTTTCTGCCGGTGATCCCGTTTATAAGATGATAAACAGTGAAATCTGGAATATTATCGTGCCGATTGATGAGACAATGGCAACACGGCTTGCAGATCATACCGTTGTCGAGATTAAATTTTTAAAAGACAACAAGACCATGTATGCCTATTACGAAATCCGCGAGCAGGATGGTCAGAACTATCTGATTTTGACCTTGAAAAGTGCGATGATCCGCTATGCAAAAGAACGTTACCTTGAGATTGAACTTTTATTATCCGAGGAATCCGGACTTAAAATTCCAAACTCTGCGATTACGAAAAAAGAATTTTTCACAGTTCCGATTGCATACTTTTTGCAGGGAGATGATTCTAGTAATTTAGGCTGTCTGGTAAAGAAAGATTCTGGAACGGAATTTGTTTTACCAACCATTTATTACTCGGACGATACCTATTATTACATCGACAGCGAGGACGTGCAAAAGGGCGATATCCTGCAAAAGCCTGATTCCAATGAGCAATACACCATTGGTACCGATGTTGCAAGCTTAAACGGCGTTTACAACGTCAACAAGGGCTACGCCGTATTTAAACAGATTGATGTCATTTATCAGAATGAAGAATATAGTATTTTAAAAACGGGGACAACCTATGGTCTTTCCCTGTATGATCATATTGCACTTGACGGTTCCAAAGTAACCGAAAATCAGTTGATTAATTAA
- a CDS encoding IS110 family transposase gives MKVTYQTCCGIDVHKSFLVATIVKTTGGIEPSYQKKRFSTFNNSILEFKQWLLDNDCHDVCMESTGKYWVPVFNLLEDEINVVIANPKWVKAVKGNKDDTKDSKWIGDLFRLGLVKGSYIPCKIVRILREYTRYRYKLVSCRSSEKNRYQNALTVCNVALDSVVSDIFGKSSMSIIDYLLEQSGTSINHEEIASKLLRSLKSKEDAVIESVEGYQMTDAQKYRVRLVRTHMDYITAEINDVDKMIENMISSNPDFENAVQFLCTIPGVKRDSAITIISEIGTDMSQFSSSKRLCCWAGLTPGSNESAGKKKSVRITRAGVYLKPALVQCAHAAVKSDKSPYYKKKYESLVKRRGKKRAIIAIARMILTAIYQMLSTGEQWNPSDLYKIDMPVALVEKQKAKAIKQAKKLLQREGILPPDEPLAS, from the coding sequence ATGAAAGTTACTTATCAAACCTGTTGTGGTATCGATGTTCACAAATCTTTTCTCGTTGCCACAATTGTAAAAACCACTGGTGGCATTGAGCCTTCTTACCAAAAGAAGCGCTTTTCCACCTTTAACAATTCAATTCTTGAATTCAAGCAATGGCTTCTCGACAATGATTGCCATGATGTCTGTATGGAATCCACAGGTAAATACTGGGTTCCTGTCTTTAATCTTCTGGAAGATGAGATCAATGTTGTCATTGCCAATCCCAAGTGGGTAAAGGCTGTGAAAGGCAACAAAGATGATACCAAAGATTCTAAATGGATTGGGGATTTATTCCGTCTCGGACTTGTCAAAGGCAGCTATATCCCTTGTAAGATAGTCCGTATTCTCAGGGAATACACTCGCTATCGTTACAAGCTTGTTTCCTGCCGTTCAAGTGAAAAGAATCGATATCAGAATGCTCTTACTGTCTGTAATGTTGCATTAGATTCTGTTGTTTCCGATATCTTTGGGAAGTCATCCATGTCCATTATCGACTATCTGCTTGAACAATCGGGTACATCCATTAACCACGAAGAAATCGCATCTAAGCTTCTTCGGAGCCTCAAATCCAAAGAAGATGCTGTTATAGAATCCGTCGAAGGATATCAGATGACTGATGCCCAAAAATACCGTGTGCGCCTCGTCCGCACACATATGGATTATATCACAGCAGAAATCAACGATGTTGATAAAATGATAGAAAATATGATTTCTTCTAATCCTGATTTTGAAAATGCTGTCCAGTTCCTCTGTACCATTCCGGGTGTCAAACGTGATAGTGCAATCACTATCATCTCCGAAATCGGTACTGATATGTCTCAGTTCTCAAGTTCCAAACGTTTATGTTGCTGGGCTGGTCTTACACCAGGCAGCAATGAATCTGCTGGTAAGAAGAAATCTGTTCGGATTACACGTGCCGGTGTCTACCTCAAACCTGCATTAGTACAGTGTGCTCATGCAGCCGTAAAATCTGACAAATCTCCTTACTACAAAAAGAAATATGAATCACTTGTTAAACGTCGTGGCAAGAAAAGAGCCATTATCGCTATTGCCCGTATGATTCTTACTGCCATCTACCAGATGCTGTCTACTGGTGAGCAGTGGAATCCGAGCGATCTTTACAAAATCGATATGCCTGTAGCTCTTGTTGAAAAACAAAAGGCAAAAGCTATCAAGCAAGCCAAGAAACTATTGCAACGGGAGGGAATACTTCCTCCTGATGAACCATTAGCTTCTTAA
- a CDS encoding YggS family pyridoxal phosphate-dependent enzyme, giving the protein MLKENLAQVEKNIELACKKAGRDRSEVTLIAVSKTKPVEMLQEIYNEGIRDFGENKVQELDQKMPVMPEDIKWHMIGHLQRNKVKYIAGKVALIHSVDTYRLAEEINIQAKKKNVIIPILIEVNIAQEESKFGTSKEDAILLVEEISKLENVRIKGLMTIAPNVSDPEENRLYFRGIKQLSVDIRNKNIDNVSMDILSMGMTGDYMVAIEEGATMVRVGTGIFGERNYNK; this is encoded by the coding sequence ATGTTAAAAGAGAACCTTGCACAGGTAGAAAAAAATATTGAACTTGCCTGCAAAAAAGCAGGACGTGACAGAAGTGAAGTCACATTGATTGCGGTAAGCAAAACAAAACCGGTTGAAATGCTTCAGGAAATTTACAATGAGGGAATCCGCGATTTCGGAGAAAATAAAGTACAGGAATTAGACCAGAAAATGCCGGTAATGCCAGAGGATATCAAGTGGCATATGATTGGTCACTTACAGCGCAATAAAGTCAAATATATTGCTGGAAAAGTGGCATTGATTCATTCCGTTGATACATATCGTCTTGCAGAAGAGATTAATATCCAGGCGAAAAAGAAAAATGTAATCATTCCAATTTTGATTGAGGTGAACATCGCACAGGAAGAATCCAAGTTTGGAACCTCCAAAGAAGATGCTATCCTGCTTGTAGAGGAAATCTCGAAATTAGAAAATGTGCGCATCAAAGGATTGATGACAATTGCGCCAAATGTATCCGATCCAGAAGAAAACCGTCTTTATTTTCGTGGAATCAAGCAATTATCTGTTGACATAAGAAATAAAAACATAGATAATGTATCTATGGATATTTTGTCCATGGGCATGACAGGAGATTATATGGTTGCAATTGAAGAGGGTGCCACCATGGTTCGTGTTGGAACCGGAATTTTCGGTGAACGCAATTACAACAAATAA
- a CDS encoding cell division protein SepF, which translates to MSVLDKFLNVMKLNPDDDDDEFYNEDYDYDDDDFEDEPVKKKSAFHKEPVEDDYEDENVRSRERAVKTTPKITPIRGSKKQGANMGVCVIKPTSVEDAREITETLLSNRTVILNMEGLNVDIAQRIIDFTSGSCFAISGNLQKISNYIFIITPSSVDVSGDLQSIIDSFDIPGTSTEF; encoded by the coding sequence ATGAGTGTTTTAGATAAATTTTTGAACGTAATGAAATTAAATCCGGATGACGATGATGATGAATTTTACAACGAGGATTATGATTATGACGATGATGATTTCGAAGATGAACCGGTAAAGAAGAAATCTGCGTTCCATAAAGAGCCAGTAGAAGATGATTACGAAGACGAGAATGTCAGATCCAGAGAAAGAGCTGTGAAAACAACTCCAAAGATTACACCAATTCGTGGTTCAAAGAAACAGGGGGCTAATATGGGAGTTTGTGTCATTAAACCAACATCTGTCGAAGATGCAAGAGAGATTACAGAGACACTGTTATCAAATCGTACAGTTATTTTAAATATGGAAGGATTGAATGTTGATATCGCACAAAGAATCATTGATTTCACATCAGGTTCCTGCTTTGCCATCAGCGGTAATTTACAGAAGATTTCCAATTATATCTTCATTATTACACCGTCTTCCGTCGATGTATCCGGTGATTTACAGAGCATTATTGATTCTTTTGATATTCCAGGCACTTCAACAGAATTTTAA
- a CDS encoding YlmH family RNA-binding protein: MNEQDLCKKRLIDLSKQANRKGIVLFSDFLNLNEQTIYHQCQNLLETKTQSFGGRDFCERQMIAFIPDALYYEWDYPIACLKATPNYPKFADKLTHRDVLGALMNLGIDRSKLGDIFVSEQAYYFFCEESLVPFFTENLGMIRHTVVSVAPVDAADIDFLQKFEEKSGIVTSNRLDSILASVYKLSRSKASDLIQAEKVFVNGRNIVSNTYFCKEGDIVSVRGMGRFVYVKASGETQKGRIRFQYKQYL, from the coding sequence ATGAACGAACAGGATTTATGTAAAAAAAGACTAATTGACCTGTCCAAACAGGCAAATCGAAAGGGAATCGTTTTATTTAGCGATTTCCTTAATTTAAATGAGCAGACTATCTACCATCAATGTCAGAATTTATTGGAAACCAAGACCCAATCCTTTGGTGGAAGAGATTTTTGTGAGCGTCAGATGATAGCGTTTATCCCTGATGCTCTTTATTATGAATGGGATTATCCGATTGCGTGCCTGAAAGCAACGCCGAATTATCCCAAATTTGCCGATAAACTGACACATCGCGATGTCTTAGGAGCATTGATGAATCTTGGAATCGACCGCTCCAAACTAGGCGACATTTTTGTGAGTGAACAGGCGTATTACTTTTTCTGTGAGGAAAGTCTGGTTCCGTTTTTTACAGAGAACTTAGGAATGATTCGGCACACCGTGGTATCGGTAGCGCCGGTAGATGCCGCTGATATCGATTTTTTGCAAAAGTTCGAGGAGAAGAGTGGGATTGTGACTTCCAACCGTCTAGACAGCATTCTAGCCAGTGTTTATAAATTATCGCGCTCTAAGGCCAGCGATTTGATTCAGGCAGAGAAAGTGTTTGTAAACGGAAGAAATATTGTATCAAATACCTATTTTTGTAAAGAAGGGGATATTGTCTCGGTAAGAGGCATGGGTCGTTTTGTCTATGTCAAAGCATCTGGTGAAACACAAAAAGGCCGCATCCGTTTTCAGTATAAACAATACTTATAA